The following coding sequences are from one Salvia hispanica cultivar TCC Black 2014 chromosome 3, UniMelb_Shisp_WGS_1.0, whole genome shotgun sequence window:
- the LOC125216571 gene encoding desmethyl-deoxy-podophyllotoxin synthase-like, whose protein sequence is MFELSIIVASILLLLILSMLKKPTQSERDLNRIPGPKRLPVIGNLHLLLSKSMPHFIFRQLAAKYGPLLRLQLGGVPFLIVSSVEAAKQVLKTHDVAFANRPTMHAATTITYNCSNIAFAPYGDYWRSLRKICTLELLSSKRVRYFRPIREEENANLAAWIASKEGLPVNLSEIVGLSAFDITSRASVGEETEEKETMAAAIQQGIALGSGLSVADLYPSNKLLPLITGMDFKIRKVFRQTDRVFESIIRRHRAAGQSDERSEDLVDVLLKCQQDDAGVPLTNDNIKAVILDMFLAGTETSSTAVEWVMSEMIRNPRTLKKAQEEVRDVFANKGYIDEQNFEDLKYLKLVVKETLRLHPPVPLLVPRINSEKCEINGYQIPAGTRVMVNAWALGRDCSYWDEAEKFNPERFEGSNIDFKGNNLEFIPFGAGRRMCPGMSFGLANIEFALATLLYHFDWEMPAGEELDMEESFGATAKRKNDLLLIPTLKRPLRSLKSC, encoded by the exons GAACCTCCATCTCCTCCTAAGCAAATCCATgcctcatttcattttccgGCAACTAGCCGCCAAATACGGCCCTCTCCTCCGCCTCCAGCTCGGCGGCGTGCCCTTCCTCATCGTCTCGTCCGTGGAAGCAGCCAAACAGGTCCTTAAAACCCACGACGTGGCCTTCGCGAACCGGCCGACGATGCACGCGGCTACCACCATCACCTACAACTGCTCCAACATTGCCTTCGCCCCCTATGGAGACTACTGGCGTAGCCTGCGCAAGATCTGCACGCTTGAGCTACTCAGCTCAAAGCGCGTCAG GTACTTCCGCCCCATAAGGGAGGAGGAGAATGCGAATCTGGCGGCGTGGATCGCTTCAAAGGAGGGGTTGCCGGTGAATCTGTCGGAGATTGTGGGGCTGTCGGCTTTTGACATCACGAGCAGGGCATCGGTGGGGGAGGAGACGGAGGAGAAGGAGACGATGGCGGCTGCGATCCAGCAAGGGATCGCGCTGGGGTCTGGTCTTAGTGTCGCTGACCTTTATCCCTCGAATAAGCTGCTCCCTCTCATCACCGGGATGGATTTCAAGATTAGGAAGGTGTTCCGGCAGACAGATAGGGTTTTCGAGAGCATCATACGCCGGCATAGGGCGGCCGGTCAGAGCGATGAACGGTCTGAAGATCTGGTTGATGTCCTCCTCAAGTGCCAGCAAGATGATGCCGGAGTGCCCCTCactaatgataatattaaggCAGTGATATTG GACATGTTTTTGGCGGGAACGGAAACATCTTCAACTGCGGTGGAGTGGGTGATGTCGGAGATGATAAGAAACCCTAGGACGCTAAAAAAGGCGCAAGAGGAGGTGCGAGATGTTTTCGCAAACAAGGGCTACATAGACGAACAAAACTTCGAGGATCTAAAATACCTCAAATTAGTGGTCAAAGAAACCCTAAGGCTGCACCCACCGGTGCCACTGCTAGTGCCTAGAATAAACAGCGAGAAGTGCGAAATCAACGGCTACCAAATACCGGCTGGAACAAGAGTGATGGTGAATGCATGGGCACTAGGGAGGGATTGTAGCTACTGGGACGAGGCGGAAAAGTTTAACCCGGAGAGATTCGAGGGAAGCAACATTGATTTCAAAGGGAACAATCTTGAGTTCATACCCTTTGGCGCGGGGAGGAGAATGTGCCCTGGCATGTCGTTTGGGCTGGCCAACATAGAGTTCGCGCTTGCTACACTTCTCTATCATTTCGACTGGGAAATGCCGGCCGGTGAAGAGTTGGATATGGAGGAGTCGTTTGGTGCCACTGCTAAACGAAAGAACGATTTGCTTCTCATTCCCACCCTTAAAAGGCCTTTGCGCTCACTCAAATCatgttaa